AGGACTTTCTGTTCCTTTCCCCAATCATGACTTTAGTTTATGTTCATAAATGTAGAATATCCTATAAAAGAATTGTCATTTTACAATTACTTTTAACAAGTTCATATTCACATTGATAAATCTCATAAATATAACCAAGCAAACAATAAATCACATAATTCAGGTGTCTATTTCAAATCATTCATCCAAACATAGCACAAAGTTAATACGCTGTTATATTGAAACACTAGTCTAAAAAGTGGGGATTTAACaacaaaaaaaatcattaaagaagaaaattatttttacgtTAATCATGTTGTGTAAATTAATCCTCCGGTAAATTGACAAACCAAATAATCCAAGAAAGTTCTTTGATCATCCGTCTATTAATAATTACTGCTACAAAATGAGATGGCTAATTAATAATCGTTAAAACATTGAATACATATCGTGTGCCTATGCTAAAGAATAGAGAGTACTCTGCAATCAAAATGTTCATGCTTAAATAGTTATCAGTTCATGTCAGACCTCGTATAACATATAATCCCCGCTTTCTCAGCTCACCATGTCCCAAACTTTCACTCAATCTCATTCCCATTCTCCGATCACTGTGAGGATGTGGAGTTGCCGCCGGCAACCCAGTACTGCTTCACTGCAACTAATATCTTCTCAGGAACCAGAGGACCATCTTCATGGTCAACCATTTTGGTGCTCCATCTCATTCCACCAACTAGCTTCCGCACCTTAACAAGCACATCAACTTCATCACGGAATATAACTGCACCTTCTGGTCGCAAAATTCGATCCATCTCAAGAAGAATGTCCTCTATGTTACATCTGCATTCATTTGATCACTTGATATGAGCTTCAATGGTATGCGAATTAAAACCCACTATTGATCTAACACAAGAATCAAGTGATCCAAAAAAGTGTAATTAACTAAACTGTTCAAGCATAGGCACATTTgcagaaaatataaaagattaaaCTCATCATAGAGTGAGACAAAGCTTATTAATTCTTGTAAACTGATGCAGCTGTATCAGTTGTACTCCGAGATACAAATATTCAACTATACTGAATGTCATGCAAAAGCCATTACAACTTTGCATGTTCTGCACCCTTTAATCCACAAAACTGAATTGAACTGCTTTGAATCAATTTATTAGGAAATACTTTATGAGCCGAATAGTGTCAAACTTGAGTTACAATTGAAGGTAAATTGCTTAATAATTAGCCAATGAATCAGCAAATGGGTAAGATAATGGCTAAGAATGCTCATACCACATGCAAAGGTCATGGAAGCTATAAAGCCACTGCACCGAAGAATCAAGGAACCAAAGTTGCTCAAATTCTAGGAACATATATTAGGCCTACAATAAGCTTGACAACATCTAGAGACCAGGTAAATATGGTCTGAAGTAGACTGAACCAAAAAAATTTAGCCCACAGGATTATATGTCAATATGAGAAGATTGTTCACAACCCAGGTTCCCTAATTTATGATCAGCACTTGAACTACAGATTCCATTCAAGTAGGCAGCAAGAACCCTCACTAGCAAATTGCTTTCACAGTGGTGGAACATTTGAGAAATTTACAAAACTTTGAAATTAAGTTATCCGACAGTGAAGACAAATAAACTTCAAGCTAAGAAAATATTGGTTTATCAGCTTAGTAGCTAACATTCTTACTGAAAATATTCAACCTGAGGACAATTGTGCTTCATGCTAAAAAATAAGCCAACTGAAAATATTCAGCTAAAGAACCTGAGCAGTGAGATATAAATATTCAACTTCACCAATATCATACTTCATGCTAAAACCTGAAAATATTCAACTATAATGAATTATGTTTCatgctaaaattttattattcaaattttgGCTGAGGAACACCACTCAAGGACTTATTCAATGAATAAAGAACCGGATGCAAattaagcaaaaaaaaaaaatttgaccacgtaattaaacaaataattaaatgaaatcTTACTTGTCCTTGTACAAACTGAAAAGTCCATTGGCATGAATAAGATCATATGTCCTTGGGTATGTGGAGAAAGCTTCACACCTGAAAGAAAAGAAGTACATCATGACGGTTAACATTATACACAACAGAAATGAAACAAAAATTAACAGAAAGAGACATTGGATACATCTGGGACACATTAACAATTAATAACCAAGCACAGGACAAGGCCCATTATCCCAtagaaaagtaaattttttcagGGAACATTATATTAGCAGGCACTTCAACTTTACAAGCCATACACCACGAGGAGATACTGAAAAAGTAGGTTAAACAACATTAAACTTCCTCATCATGCAGCATGAAAATGTTAAACATTACTGAAGCACTCTAAAGAAACAACAGAATTGCTAAAACTGATGCTTAAAAACTACAGTGAACAAAGATAGTAAAATTTTCAGACATCTTACCAGTCATGATATATTCCTATCAATCCCCTCTCATATATGACACCCAATGTACTTTTTTCAGCTACAGTAGGCACAACATTCATAACCCAGAATTTGGAAGacgaaagtgcagaagcaaatcCTCCCATTCCAGCATTCATATCCATAATGTTGCGATACCTTCCAGTGTCAATAAGCTTATTGATTTTCCTATAAGAGTTTACATGCTTTTTCCAGTTATTATTGTCCTCCTGATATGTCTCAACAGAAACTCCAGGAATAGAACCACTGGCAACTCTTGGGGGGACGGCAAAAAGCCTGTCTGGAAATGCCTTCAATTGCCCACCAGCAACTTCATCTTGACTACTGACATCAGGATATGGAGTAATGCATCCCTCCATTTTCTTGTACCTGTCAGCAACCACAAATACAAACAAATGAATATATAAAGCTGGATCAcatataattttcaaataatgaGCATTTAGCAGCAATCAGAAACTTGATATAGGAAGAGTCATTGCATAATAAGGTGTATAGAGGCCATGTATTTGCtgacaaataaattaaaaccgAGCTTTACAGTTCGTACCACACGTCATCTGGGTCTGCGGCTTTGCAGAAAGTAACTTTAGAATCATCTTGTCTACCAGGACATGATTCAGCATTTACTCTCTTTTGCCATATGGCCGTTTCACCCTTTTCATACTTCTTGTCCCAGCAAAGAAGCTTTGCAACATCTTCAATCTTTCTCTGTTCCTCCTGAAGTTCATTCTTGGAACGTTGCCATGCTTTGTAATTAATCTTCCAATTGATTGGAGGTCCAGAAAGCACCCAGTAACCACCAGGTCTAAGAACTCGGTCAACTTCCTTCAGATACATTCCATCTACAAGGAGAAAAATCCATCAGAAAAGTGCATCTATCACAACTTAAGACAATAAAAagacaataaaaaagaaagggaaaagGAGAAAATAACAAAAGCAATTCCTTTATATGATGAAGCTCTCACCATTTGCTCCCCACGGAATTAAACATCGAGAGCAGTGAGCCATGTCAAAGGCTCtagatgggtatggcatcttTATTGTACCAAGAACACCAATAACAGCAGGTACACCTCTTTCAAGAGCAAATTGAACTTGTGCTTCATGCGAGTCTCTCGGTGCAAATGACATGGCAATAACATTTCTACTCCAAAGGTATGCACCCCAACTGGCAACCTGGGGAAATAAACACAATGCAAAAGGAATATCAACAGATTCACATCATGAAACAGAAACCACAcaaggaaaacaaaaagaacGAGAAACATACCCCACAACCAGTGTCCAGGGCGGTTCTGACTGTTCCGTTAGTAATTGGTATTACTGAAGCTAGCTGATCAATATACTTATCTGCCCCTTGTGGAAACTGTGTTCCTCCTCCTGGAAACCTAAATACATTGCCCTCGTATTGGACCCAATTCTGAATAGCCTTCTCAACTGTCAAGCTCTTGTATGGTGCATTAGCATATGGTACATAGTCACGACTCTTAGGCCATGGAAATGGAGTAACATAACCCTTGGGTGCCGGAATTAGGCAATGTAGCTTCTCTTCCTCTGGAGGACAATGCCTCTCTCGATAATTCATATTTTCCCTAGGGAAAGTCATAGCACGTCTCTGATCTTGGCAGGGTGTGTAGTCGGTGTAATGGGCATCACAAGGCTTAAACTCCTTAAGTTTTGATTCAGAATCATTGATAGTCGCAATTTCACCACCATGATGTGTCTCAAAATTTAGACTTGGGATTAAATTGCAGTCTCCCGTATTCTTGGTGATCTCCATAGCAAGATTGTCTGCCTTCCCAAATCCACTCCTCTGCCATGCACCCAGTATATAGAAGAAACAGCAGAGGCCAACTACAATAAAAATTTGTATAGAACTCCTAGTTCTACTATCAGCTGAATTAGATTTCAATGCCATTGTACCCCTGAAACCATTAGCAGATGGATTCAGTATCAACTCACTAAGAAACAAAAAACCAAACCCAAGGCTACTAGATCCACGGATATATAAATGCATATAAAAGCTAAGATGTCATTCTTAAACAAGAAATATTTCTTCCAACCACACACGCTATGTCGTGTATAGTGCAATCTCTAAAAGATCTATACAAAGAGAAGGCAAACGATTCACCAAACATAAAATTACACATAAACCAAAAAATTAGAAGGCATCTCATTTTTATCCTCTTTACATACAAGATCTAAGAACCAAAGAGTAAAATCAATGCTAAAATCCTAGCTATTATGAATAGAATAAATCTGCAAGTACTCCTACAAAGAACAGATAAGATACGCATTTGGTAACTTCGTTAATCCTCAGTTAAATCTTTGTTTACCAAATAAAAAGGGGCCCAATTTTTCTTAAGAAAAACGTCAACTTTAAACAGCAAACTTAAGCTCACACTGGATCCAAATCCGATCCCATCCCAAAACCTCAGAgcatcaaaaaagaaaaaagagaccaTAATTCAACACACTAATTTAAactaacaaaaaaataaaaagagagagtTTTAGTGAAGTTGAAATATAATCAGAAAATAACATTTTGAAAAGCAAGCctaattcaaattgaaaaaagaaaggggggaaaacaaaattaagaaaaaaaaaattaccaatCGCATCAAGCAGTCTGGCTAAAAGATCCAACACtccaactagaaaaaaaaaaaaaaaattgagtctGCAAAAGGAAGTGTTCCACTTGAGTAGCTTCGCTGCTGTCCTCTGCAAAGAAACTATTGATGAAGCTGTAGAAGTGCGACGAACACTTCCCAGTAGAGATCTCAAAGATCCAACCTCAACGAGTCCTCTTAATAAATCTCTCAAAACCTCAGCCCCGATCGccgattttttttcaaatataattaaataaatatctcTAAATAACAAAATGAAAGAAAGATAAAGAGTGAGTCTGTTGCTTCCCACTCCGCCGTGTTAAACAAGTGAAACCAAACCAACTTATATAAACCCATTGCACTCGTCTTCGCCTCCTTCCCATTTCCTgctatttttcaattttcttctttatttttttattatgaaatttattttctccttttctatattatttatatagtaacaaattaattattaaattctaaAGGATGACGGCTGTCTCCTATTAAGAAGGGATAAAAGATTGTCACACacagataataaataaaaataaattaaactataaataaaataaaaaaattgagagtAAAACTAGAGAGAAGAttgagatttattttaaatttatattatctaaatttcatttttgtactctttaaattaatttagttttatatatataaataagtaaatcatgtaaatagtttaataataattttacattttagaaattaattactttacataatatttttaaattttatttatttaaacaatttatACATGTTATGGATACATATATTAGAATTtacttaattatataaaaaaattctaacgtaatatttagtatataaaatttaaacttaaataaaatattatctctaacttttaattttatttattcaattatattgtgtcaaataatttaaaataaatttattgtgtatttatttatttattaaattatgaatattaaagattgaaacttaaaattttaaaattgatatgcATAAATCTTATTGTGGCAATAACCagcatataataataataataataataataataataataataataataataataataataataataataaaagaattagAGTCGCCAGGAGATTTAATTCAATGCGGGTTTGCTAAGATGCAAGTACGTGCAATAAATCGCATCAATCTGGTATGGCCCGTTTATTTTTTCCCTTCTTTCTTTATTACAAATCGCATCAATGGGGAATGTAACGGGACCCACACGCTATTCCAATGCAAATGCGTGACGATCCGATTGGAGGTATGCAGATAAATGTCAGATACAACGACGTGGGgtgttgaaaaattttaattttaaggtgATAAAAtcttatatgaaaataataattcatcaaaatttaaatatgtaaataaaatataatttaaaattaaataatcaatttttttacaaataactattgaaattttttattttcttatacttAAAATGGAGGGGTTTATTCCATTAATTAGAGTTTTCTTGGAAACACAGCACCCACAGAACCTGATAATAAATATGTAGTAGCTTCTGGTGGAGGAGACACcaattcaattaaattcaaGCCATATGAAATTGTTGATTTAGCCAAAACATATGTTATTGTATTTGTTTCCCTCAATACTTTCTTCAACCTCACCTATGAATCCTTTCGAAACATCACCTAACACTGAATAATCAGATTATGAATTCGAAATGGCAGCTGCTTTGATTTTCAAATGAAATTTAAAGACATTTCTGAATCAATTTGAACCTCAACCTTACGTCAATCCGCTGCCATGCTAAGAATAACGTCCTGTATACTCCTTAGAATTCAGCTTCAAGAGAGTTATAAGTTTCCGGAGATTGCTGAAATCCACTAAGCCATCTTCCCTCAGTACTCCTAAATACACCGGCACAAGCAGCTAGTCTAGGATTTCTAGCTACCTTTTTCTAAAATACACCGGCACAAGCAGATTTGGGTGAATCAATCTTTTACCGTACTTATAAAATACAATAGAGTTggaaacttaaaaataaaattttttaaataaaaatatttttttaaataaaaaaaatttaacaaaagtgcaataaaatttaatttaaattttattttaaaataaaaattttacaagaAGTTAAAAATgcgataaaatattaaaattttgagataattaaaattaatttctgtAATCTgaattaatttctcaatttttgtATTACCGCCCGTGTGGTAATACTAAAtttgtttaatatatattatattaattttatttatttatttatatacgaagtatatatataattataaaaattatattaatattaatcatttaatataatttaaatttaatataataataattatatataaatttattttaataattaaaattttatatatatatatatataaaagattgtaaatatatttattttaaaaataatataatatattttatatttatttatagaatttattatttttattaaaattatatttataaataaataaaaaatatatttataaatatttatgtgttattttttttttgatttaCATGTGGGTCCCACTTTCAGGGGATTAAATCTTACGGCGGTAATTTAGTAAATTACAACTGATTTATCGGGGAATTCGAGGGCACCGACAATTCATTTTGGTGAAACGGCGGCGTTCCGGTGGATATCCAAAACCACCCACTGGTCGTCAGCGATATTGGAATGATTCCTAACTcgtattaatattaaattgaattgaattagtaAAATcactagttttttttattattattatttgtaattCAAATTCTGTTGTCCATATGGCAAAATTGCTGACCTAAACAGCTTCAAGATGATAAAGCCCTCAAGATGCCAACAAGCAAAGCCTAAAATACAAGTGATTTCCCACTTATCC
The sequence above is a segment of the Manihot esculenta cultivar AM560-2 chromosome 5, M.esculenta_v8, whole genome shotgun sequence genome. Coding sequences within it:
- the LOC110615226 gene encoding probable methyltransferase PMT2 translates to MALKSNSADSRTRSSIQIFIVVGLCCFFYILGAWQRSGFGKADNLAMEITKNTGDCNLIPSLNFETHHGGEIATINDSESKLKEFKPCDAHYTDYTPCQDQRRAMTFPRENMNYRERHCPPEEEKLHCLIPAPKGYVTPFPWPKSRDYVPYANAPYKSLTVEKAIQNWVQYEGNVFRFPGGGTQFPQGADKYIDQLASVIPITNGTVRTALDTGCGVASWGAYLWSRNVIAMSFAPRDSHEAQVQFALERGVPAVIGVLGTIKMPYPSRAFDMAHCSRCLIPWGANDGMYLKEVDRVLRPGGYWVLSGPPINWKINYKAWQRSKNELQEEQRKIEDVAKLLCWDKKYEKGETAIWQKRVNAESCPGRQDDSKVTFCKAADPDDVWYKKMEGCITPYPDVSSQDEVAGGQLKAFPDRLFAVPPRVASGSIPGVSVETYQEDNNNWKKHVNSYRKINKLIDTGRYRNIMDMNAGMGGFASALSSSKFWVMNVVPTVAEKSTLGVIYERGLIGIYHDWCEAFSTYPRTYDLIHANGLFSLYKDKCNIEDILLEMDRILRPEGAVIFRDEVDVLVKVRKLVGGMRWSTKMVDHEDGPLVPEKILVAVKQYWVAGGNSTSSQ